The sequence TCGTTGGCGAGCAGCGGCTGGCCGCTCTTCGTGCGCTGGCCGTGCACCACCCAGTTGTTGCTGCCGGAGACGATGTTGGGGTCGCCCATCACCGCGTCCACGCTGTCCAGGCCGGACATCGTCTTCACGGACTTGAGGCCCGGCAGGCGCGCCTCCTTCGGGACGATGAGCGGCGTCTGCGGCGCGTTCTGCGGCAGCAGCGCGTTGGCCACCTCCTCACCCACCGCCGCCACCAGCCGCGCGCGGAACAGCTCGATGCGGTGGTTGCCGCCCAGCATCATCGCCAGCAGGTTGCCGCGCGCGAGCGAGTCCACCGGCGTCCAGGGCGCGGGGTCCGTGCTCATGACGGTGAACTCGTAGGGCAGCGGCTCCGCGGCGATGCGCGCGTTGATGCCCGCGCTGTAGGCCTCCAGGATGGCGCGCGCGTCCGCGTCCACCTGCGCCCAGGCGCGCTCGGCCAGGTGGCGCAGGCCCATGGTGCGCAGGAACTCGTCCGCGGGCACCAGCATGGGGCCCAGCAGGCTCGCGAGCCGGCCATCCACCAGCCGGCGGCCCATCTCCATCTGCCACATCCGGTCCTGCCCGTGCACATAGCCCTGGGCGAAGAACAGGTCGTGCTCGTCGCTGGCGAAGATGTGCGGCACGCCCCACGTGTCGCGCAGCACCTCCACCTTGCCGTGCAGGCCGGGCAGCGTGAGCTGTCCTTCCGCGCGAGGCCAGCGGCGGCGGGCAAGCCACGGCCCCACGCCCGGGGCGGCCACGGCCATGGCGGACGGCAACATGCGCAGCATGCGCAGGACCTGGGAGAAGGCACTCATGACGCGGAGGCTCCGGCGGTGGGGGCGGTCGGCGGGGGGGCGGCGGCGGTGTCCGGGGTGGCGCCCCCGTCAGGCAGGGCGTCCGGCAGCTCGCGGTCCAGGTTGCGCAGGCGCGGGTTGGTCCACGCGAACGCGACGTTCAAGAGCGTCATCAGCCCCAGGACGATGAAGATGACGGCGATGCCGCGCCCCGGGCCCACGCCCAGGAGGCGGCCCATGCTGCCGGCGAGCACGCCGCCCGGGGCCATGGCCGGCTCGAAGAGGTCGTCCGCGAGCGGGCCCGCGATGAGGCTGGCGAACGGCGACATGCACAGGGTGACCATCCGCTTCACGGCCGCGGCGCGGCCCTGGAGGTCCGCCGGAATCTTGCGCTGCCAGATGGACTGGGTGCTGGCCACCATGGGCGGCATGGTGAACAGGTAGAGCGCGGCGGCGGTGGCCACCAGCGGCACGCTGGGCGACGGCGCGGCCATGAAGAGCACCAGGCCGGAGACGATCTGGAACCCCAGGATGCCGTGCAGCTGGTTCTTGGGGCCGCCCCACACGCCCATGCCGACGGCGCCCAGGAGCGCCCCCACGCCCGCCACCGACGCGATGATGCCCAGCGTGGAGATGTCCGTGAAGGCCAGCACCAGCGGGGTGATGAGCAGCACCACCAGGTCCATGCACAGCACGGCCACGACGGTGAAGCCCAGCAGCGCCACGAGCCCCCTGCGGGTGCTGATGAAGCTCCAGCCCTGCTTCATCTCCGCGAGGATGGACCCCTTGCCCTGCTGCCCCTCCACGGAGACCGGGGGACGCGGGAAGCGGACCATCAGCAGGGTGATGATGGCGATGGTGAAGCTGCAGACGTCCACGGACAGCACGCCCACCAGGCCCACGCTGTCGATGAGCGCTCCGGCGATGATGGGGGAGAGGATCTGGCTGGCGCCGCTGGCCACCTCCGCCATGGCGTTGGCGCGGCCCAGGTGCTGCTTGGGCACGAGCAGCGTCACCGTGGCGAAGAAGGCCGGCCAGCGGAAGGCGCCGAAGCACGCGCCAAAGGACACGGGCAGGTAGAAGTGCCAGGCCTGGAGCTTGATGAGGCCTTTGCTGTCCGCCAGCACCAGGCCGAAGATGATGAGCGTGCTGAGGCCGTTGCCCATGTCCGCCAGGAGCATGGCGCGGCGGCGGTCCCACCGGTCGATGAGCGTTCCCGCGAGCGGCGCCAGGATGACCATGGGCGCGAACGCGAAGAAGGACAGGAGCGCGAACTGCGTGGTGGAGCGCGTGTCCAGGAACACCTTGGCGCCCACGCCGAACGCCGTGAGGCCCGAGCCCAGGATCGAGATGAGCTGACCAAACCAGGTGATCCAGAAGACCCGCATGGGCTGGGTGATGGTCAGGCGTTGCGCGAGGCTCATTCCACGTCTCTTTTCTCCTGGGGGGCAGGAGGTTCAAGGGCCCGCGCACGGTACTACGGGAGTGCGCGCGGGCCCGGCGTTGCTAGGGGAAATCAGCCCTGCTCCAGCTCCGCGAGCATGGCTTCCAGGGCTTCCGGGTCGAGCTGGCTGGCGCTCGCCTCCACGATGGCCACCGTCATCACCTCCACGGTGGGGGACTCGAAGAGGGCGCGCATGGACAGCTCGACCTGGAAGGTCTCGCGGATGCGCGACAGGAGCTGCACGCCCAGCAGCGAGTGGCCACCCAGTTCGAAGAAGTTGTCGGTGATGCCCACGGACTCCACGCCCAGCAGGTCCTGCCAGAGCGCGGCGACCTTCTCCTCGGTTTCGTCGCGCGGGGCGACGAAGACGTTGGCGAGCGGAGGCCGCGGGTGCTTGCCGCTGGCGCTGCCGCCCGTGCGGGTCGTGGAGGCGCCGTCGCGCGCCACCTGGAGCCGGGCCTCCAGCGAGCCTCGGGACGCGAGGAAGCGGCCGCCGGCGGGCTGGGTGAGCAGCGCGCGCAGGAGGCGGAAGCCCTCGGCGGGCGGGATGACGGCGTCGGGCCGGAAGCCCTCGCCCACGCCCCACACGTCCCAGTCCACGGTGTACCAGCGGGTGCCGCCAAGCCGGGCCTGCCGGGCCGCCAGCGCGTCCATGCCGGCGTGCGCCGCCGCCACCGCGCTGACCGCCATGCCGCCCAGCACCACGGTGAGGGAGGACTGCACCACGACGAAGTCCGGATGGCGCGACGCCAGCGCCTCCGCCAGCTGCGTGAGGCCCCCGAAGCGGCCGGCGAGCAGCGGGGTGGTGGCCTCCGGCGTGGACTCGTCCACGGAGATGCGGGTGGCCATGCCGCCGTCACCCGCCGCGTAGAAGACGCCGTCGACGCGGCCGAACTTCGCCTCCGCCACCTGGAGCGCCTTGTCGAGCTGACCGGGCACGCCCGCGTCCGCGCGAAGCGCCAGCACCTGCGCGCCCGCCTGCTCCAGCGTGCGCATGCGCTCGATGGCCCTGGACGTCGCGTCCTGGGCGTCATGGCCCGCGCGCCACGCGTCCCACTCCCCGGGAGCGGGGAGCGTGCGGCGCGACAGCAGCACGAGCTTCGGCTTCACGGCATGCGTGAGCTGCTCCGCGAGCGCGAGCCCCACGCGGCCCAGGCCACCGACGATGACGTAGACGCCGCCCTCCTTGAGGCCCGTGGGCTGCGCGGCGTCGGAGTCCGGAGTGCCCGGGACCTCGATGGGCTCGAACGCCTCGACATGGCGGTACGGGCCGCGCAGCGCGACCACCGCTTCCTTGCCGGTGGCCAGCTCCGTCACCAGCCGCTCCAGCCATGGGCCGGACGCGGACTCGTCCGGCGCGGGCCAGGTGACGTCGACGGCGCGCACGGTGATGCCGGGGTACTCCTGTGGCAGGACGCGGCTCGCGCCCACGGCGGCCGCCTGCCAGGGCAGCAGCGGCTCCTCGCCCGTGACGTCCTGGGCGCCGGTGGTCACCACGTCCAGCGTGAGGGGCGCCTTCGCCGCGCCCGGACCCACCGCCTTCGCCAGCGCGAGCAGTCCGTGGAACGACGTCGCGAGCCCCGCCTCCAGGTCCTGCGGCGCCTTCACCAGCGGCCACAGGTACGCGACGTGCGCGGGCGTCCACTCCTCACCGCGCAGCCGCTCCAGGTGCTCGCTCACCGCGTCCGGCGAGGCCACGTCCACGGCGAAGCGCTTCGTCACCGGATCCGACGCGCCCTGACCCGCGACCAGCGACACCACGTCCGCGCCCGCCTGGCGCAGCCGCTCCGACACGCGCGCGGCCACCGGCGTGTCCGCCTCCAGCACCAGCCAGCGCTGACCCGCCAGCGATGGGACCCGAGGCGACGCGCGCGTGCGCGGCCACGACGGGACGGTCAGCTCCACGCCCTGCGCCGGAGCCGCCCGCGCGGCGGTGGCTGCGCGGGGCAGCGCAGGGGGCGGACCCTTGAGCAGGTCGTAGCGCTCGCGCTGGAAGGGGTAGGCGGGCAGGGGGATGCGGCGGCGGGACTCGCCCTTGTAGACGCGGCCGGCCACCGTCTTCGCGCCCGCGAGCCACAGCTTCGCGAACGCGTCCGTGGCGTGCGTGAGCGCGTCCTGCTGGGCGTCGCGCGGCGCGGGCAGCGTCGTGAGGATGGCGGGGAACGTGCCCTCCTTCGCGTTGCGGCGCACCAGCGTCGCCAGCGCGTTGCCGGGACCGACCTCCAGGAAGACGTGCTCGGGGTCGTTCAACAGCAGCGTCGCCGAGTCCTGGAAGCGCACGGCGTCGCGCAGGTGGCGCGCCCAGTACGCCGGGCTCACCGCGTCCTCGGGCGTCACCCAGGTGCCGGTGACGTTGGACAGGTAGAGGTCCTTGGGCTCCTTGCGCGCGACCTTCGCCACCGCCTGGCGGAACTCCTCGACGATGGGGTCCATCATCGTGGAGTGGAACGCGTGCGACGTGTGCAGCCGCGACACCTCCACCTTCTGGGCCTCCAGCTTCGCCTGGAGCGCGTCCACCGCGTCGGTGGGGCCCGCGACCACGGTGAAGCCCGGCGCGTTCACGGCCGCCACGGAGATGCGCGCGTCCATCAGCGGCGCCAGCGCCTCCGGCGTCAGCCGCACGGACAGCATGGCGCCCGCGGGCAGCGACTGCATCAGCCGGCCGCGCGTGGCCACCAGCGCCAGCGCGTCGTCCAGGCTGAACACGCCCGACAGGCACGCGGCCACGTACTCACCGATGCTGTGGCCCACCATCGCCTGCGGCGTCACGCCCCAGGACGCCCAGAGCTTCGCCAGCGCGTACTCGATGACGAACAGCGCGGGCTGCGTGAGCGACGTCTGCTTGAGCTGCTCGGTGGCCTTCTCGCGCCCGTCCGCGGGCGGATGGAGCACCGTGCGCAGGTCCAGCCCCAGGTGGGGCTTCAGCTTCTCCGCGCACGCGTCCACCTCCGTGCGGAAGACGGGCTCCTGCTCGTAGAGGCCCCGGCCCATGTCCACGTACTGCGAACCCTGACCGGAGAAGAGGAACACCACCGGCCGGCGCGTGTTGAGGCCGGAGCCGCCCAGGAGCCGCCGGGCGTCCCGCAGCGCCGCCTTCGCGTCCGCGACGTCCTTCACCACCACCGCGCGGCGGTGCTCGTGCGCGTGGCGGCCCACCTGGAGCGTGTACGCCACGTCCGCCAGGTTCACGTTCGGATGCGAGTCCAGGTGCGCGGCCAGTTGCTCCGTCGCCGCGTCCAGCGCCGCGGGCGTGCGGCCGGACAGGGGCAGCACATGCCACGCGCGGCGCGACGGCGCGGGGGCGGCGGTCTTCGGGGCCTCCTCCAGGATGACGTGCGTGTTGGTGCCGCCGATGCCGAAGGCGCTCACGCCCGCGCGGCGCGGCCCGTTCGTGGACGTCCACGGCCGGGGCTGCGAGGGCACGAAGAAGGGCCCCGCGTCGAAGTCGATGACGGGGTTGGGCTTCTCGAAGTGGGGGCTCGCGGGAATCTCGCCGTGCTCCATGGCGAGCACCGTCTTCACCACGCCCGCGATGCCGGCGGCCGCGTCCAGGTGGCCGATGGCCGCCTTGAGCGAGCCCAGCGCCACGCGCTTCTGGCCCGTCTCCTTGCCGCCGAAGGCCTGGTTGAGCGCGGCCACCTCTATCGGGTCGCCCAGCGGGGTGCCCGTCGCGTGGGCCTCCACGTACTGGATGTCGTCCGGGGTGACGCCGGAGATGGCGAGCGCCTCCGCGATGACCGCGGCCTGGCCCTCCACGCTGGGCGCGGTGAAGCCCACCTTGCCCGCGCCGTCGTTGTTCACCGCCGTGCCCAGCAGCACGCCGTGGATGGTGTCGCCGTCCTTCAGCGCGTCCGACAGCCGCTTGAGCACCACCACCGCCGCGCCCGCTCCGCGCACGGTGCCGTTGGCCTTCGCGTCGAACGCGCGGCAGTAGCCGTCCGGCGAGAAGATCATCCCCTCCTGGTAGAGGTAGCCCGCCGTCTGCGGGAAGGACACGGACGAGCCGCCCGCGAGCGCCATGTCGCTCTCTCCGGACAGCAGGCTCTGGCACGCCAGGTGGAGCGCCACCAGCGAGCTGGAGCACGCCGTCTGCACCGTCGCCGCGGGGCCGCGCAGGCCCAGCCGGTGGGACACGCGCGTGGCCACGTAGTCCTTGTCGTTGGCCAGCATCACGCCGAACGAGCCGGCCGTGTCCATCAGGTCCGGCTGCCGCGTCAGCGCGCGCAGGAGGTACGAGCTGAGGCTCACGCTCGCGTAGACGGCCACCGCGCCCTTGAAGCGCGTCGGGTCATAGCCGGCGTTGTCCAGCGACTCCCACGCGCACTCCATGAAGATGCGCTGCTGGGGGTCCATCAGCTCCGCCTCGCGCGGGCTGTAGCCGAAGAGGCCCGCGTCGAAGTCCGTCGCGCCCTCCAGCACGTAGCTGGAGCGCACCCACTGCGGATGGGCGCGCAGGGCCTGCGGCACGCCCGCGTCGTCCAGCTCCGCGTCCGAGGGCACTCGGCGCGCGTCGCCGCCGCGCCGGAGCATCTCCCAGAAGCCCTCCAGCGTCTTCGCACCCGGGAAGCGGCCCGCCAGGCCGACGATCGCGATGCGCTCCTCGCCACCACCCACTGCGTCACTCATCCGCGTCTCCATCCGTTTCCACCCGACCGCGCGAGGCCACCGCGCGGCGGTTGACCGTGCGTCGCGCCTCGGCACGGGAGCGGCCCGCCTGCGCCGCGTCCTCCGAGGGCGTGTCCTCCCGGCGCGACAGCCGCGCCGCCAGCGCCCGCACGGTGGGGTACTGGAAGAGGTCCGTGAGCGCCAGCGTCACGCCGAGTTCCGCCGTGAGCCGCCGGTGCAACTGGAGCGCGAGCAGCGAGTTGCCGCCCAGCTCGAAGAAGGGGTCGTCCATGCCCACCCGCTCCACGTGGAGCAGGTCCTTCCAGGCCTGGGCGATCTGCTGCTCGATGGCCGTCCCCGGCGCCACGAAGGGGCGCGAGGGATCCGTCCCACCCAGCTCCGGCGCGGGCAGTGCCTTGCGGTCCGCCTTGCCGTTGGGGCTGAGCGGCATGCGCTCCAGCACCACGACGTTGGACGGGACCATGTACTCGGGCAGCCGCTCCAGCAGGAAGGTGCGCAGCGCCGCGGCCTCCGGCTTCGCGTCCTTGCCGGTGACGTAGGCCACCAGCCGCTTCTGGCCCGGCCGGTCCTCGCGCGCGAGCACCACCGCCTGGCGCACCGTGGGGTGCTTCTCCAGCGACGACTCGATTTCGCCCAGTTCGATGCGCAGACCGCGGATCTTCACCTGGAAGTCCGCGCGGCCCAGGTACTCGATTTCGCCGTCCGGCAGCCACCGGGCCACGTCGCCCGTGCGGTACATGCGCGCGCCCGGCACCGTCGCGTAGGGGTCGGGGATGAAGCGCTCGGCCGTCAGCGAGGGCCGCGCGAGGTAGCCGCGCCCCACCTGCACGCCGCCGATGTACAGCTCGCCCGCCGCGCCCTGCGGCACCGGCTGGAGCTCCGAGTCCAGGATGCGGATCTGCGTGTTGTCCACCGGCCGGCCAATGGGCACGGAGCGGCGGCCGTCGTTCGCCTTGCACGCGTGGAACGTCACGTCCACCGCGGCCTCGGTGGGGCCGTAGAGGTTGTGGAGCCCCGCGCCGGGAAGCGTGCGCAGGCACAGCTCCTTCAGCTCCAGGGGCAGCGCCTCACCGCTGCACACCACGCGCTGGAGCGACGTGCACTCCGCCACGCCCGGCTCGTCCAGGAACGCCTGGAGCATGGAGGGCACGAAGTGCAGCGTGGTGACGGACGCGGAGGCAATCAGCGCCTTCAGGTAGCCCGGGTCCTGGTGCCCGCCGGGCTTCGCGACGACCAGCTTCGCGCCCGTCATCAGCGGCCAGAAGAACTCCCAGACGGACACGTCGAAGCTGAACGGCGTCTTCTGGAGCACCACGTCCCGAGGCGTGAGCCCGTACGCGGACTGCATCCACAAGAGGCGGTTCACCACCGGGCCGTGGGCGTTCATCGCGCCCTTGGGGCGGCCCGTGCTGCCGGACGTGAAGATGATGTACGCCAGCGAGTCCGGCATGGCCGTAGGCACAGGCGCCGTGGTGGGCTCGCGGGCAATCTCCTCCCAGCCTGTGTCCAGCTTCACCACCGTCGCGCCGGACGCCGGCAGCCGCGGCAACAACCGCTCCTGCACCAGCAGCACCGGCGGACGCGCGTCCTCCAGCATCCAGCCCAGGCGCTCCTGCGGGTAGCCGGGGTCCAGCGGCACGTAGGCGCCGCCCGCCTTCAGCGTGCCCAGCAGGCCCACCACCATCTCCAGCGACCGCTCCACGCACAGGCCCACGCGCACTTCCGGGCCCACGCCGTGCTTGCGCAGCGCGTGCGCGAGCTGGTTCGCGCGGGCATCCAGCTCGCGGTAGGTGAGGTGGCTGCCCTCGAGCTCCAGGGCGACGGCGTCCGGCGTGCGCGCCACCTGCGCCTCGATGAGCGAGGTGAGCGTCGCGCCCTTCGGGTGCGTGACGGCCGTGTCGTTCCAGCCGTTCATCACGCGCTGGCGCTCGGCGTCGGGCAACAGCGGCAGGTGGGAGATGCGCACGTCCGGCTGCGCGACGATGCCCTCCAGCAGCGTGAGGTAGTGGCCCAGCAGCCGCTCCGCCGTCGAGCGCTCGAAGAGGTCGGTGCTGTACTCGGCGGTGACGCGCAGGCCCTGCGGCAGGTCCACCAGCAAGAGCGACAGGTCGTACTTCGTCGTGCCGGTGTCCACCGGCTTCGCCTCCATCACCACGCCCGGGGCCTCCAGGGCCGGCATGGGCGCGTTCTGCAGGACGAACATCACCTGGAAGATGGGCGAGTGGCTGAGGTGCCGCTCCGGCTTGAGCGCGTCCACCAGCCGCTCGAAGGGGATGTCCTGGTGCGCGTACGCGTCCAGCGTGGACTCGTGCACGCGGCGCAGCAGCTCCTTGAACGTGGGCTTGCCGGACAGGTCCGAGCGCAGCGCCAGCATGTTCACGAACAGGCCGATGAGCCCTTCCACCTCCGCGCGCGGACGGCCAGCGATGGGCGTGCCCACCACGATGTCGTCCTGCCCGGTGTAGCGGGACAAGAGCACGTTGAACGCGGACAGCAGCGTCACGAAGAGCGTGCGGCCCTCGCGCTGGCCCAGCGCCTTGAGGGCGTGGGTCAGGGCCGGGGACAGGTGCATCACCTGCCGCTCGCCCTTGGAGCTCATCAGCGCCGGGCGCGGCTTGTCCTGGGGCAGCTCCAGCAGCGCGTTGGGGTTGAGGCGGTTCTTCCAGTAGGTGAGCTGGCGCTCCAGCTCCGCGCCCTGGAGCCAGTCCTTCTGCCACACCGCCCAGTCCGCGTACTGGAGCGGCAGCGGCTTGAGCGGCGAGGGCTGGCCCTCCAGGCACGCGCGGTAGAGCACTGCCAGCTCGTGCACGAGCACGCCCATGGACCAGCCGTCGGAGACGATGTGGTGCTGATCCACCAGCAGCACCTGCTCGCCGTTGCCCAGGAGCATCAGCACCGCGCGCAACAGCGGCCCCTGCTCCAGGCTGAAGGGCTGCTGCGCGAGCGTCACCACGCGCCGCTGCGCCTCGGCCTCACGCTCGGACTCCGGGAGGCCCTGGAGGTCCATCACCTCCAGCGGCACCTCGCCCGTGGAGGCGATGAGCTGCACGGCGCCGCCCTCGCGCTCCTGGAAGGTGGTGCGCAGCGTGTCGTGCCGCTCCACCAGCAGGGCCAGGGCGCGGCTCAGCGCGTCCGTGTCCACGGTGCCCGTCAGGCGCACCGCGGTGGGCATGTGGAACGCCGCGCTGCCGGGGCTCCACTTGTCCAGGAACCACATCCGCTCCTGCGCGAAGGACAGGGGCGCCTGCTTCGAGGCAGGGCGCGACTTGTCCTTCAGGAGCTGCGCCAGGCGTGCTCGCTTCTCTTCGGGCGTCATGTTCAGGCCGCGTCCTCGCTGCTGCTGCCACCACCGTCACCGCCGCCCGCGTCTTCCAGAATCGCGAGCAGCTCCGCCACCTGTTCGTCGGAGAGCTGGTCCATGTTCTCCAGCAGCTTCTCCGCCTCCGCCGCGGTCACCTTCTGCTTCGCGGCGGGCGTGGCCACCGGCTGCGCGGCCACCGGGGCCGGCGCGGGCGTGGCGCCCTCCACGGAGTAGCCCAGCCGCTCGATGACGGCGTGGGTGGACGCGTCGAAGGCGCGGGGCCACTTGATGCGCTTCCAGGACTCGCCCATCTTCTTCTCGATGCCCTGGTGCTGGAGGATGTTGGGGTCCCCCAGGCCGCCCATCATGCGGTCCTTCTTGCCGTCGTACGGCTGGACCATGCGCTCGTCGAACTCCAGGCCCAGGAAGTGGGCCACGCCGGTCATCACCTTCGTCGGGTCCGCGACCAGGTCCTCGTAGCGGACCCAGTGGCAGCGCTCACGGCCGATGCCGTCGAAGAAGTTGAGCAGGTTGCGGTTGGACAGCGCCCACACCGTCTCCGCCACCACGTAGGGGTCCACGTCCGCGTCGCCGAAGAGGCCGGCGGCGAAGAGGCGGTCGAAGCGCATGCGGAGGATGGACTCCATCACCGGGAGCGGGTGGCGGTAGAGGTAGATGTACTTGTTGCCCTCGAACATCCGCTCCGCGCGCTCCAGCGTCTCCACGTCCATGGCGTACGTGGGCGTCTTGTCCACGAGCAGCCGGGGCGCGGACTTCTCCTGGAGGCGGCGGTAGACGTCCTGCGCGGACACGTCCTCCGCGACCAGCCGGTCCACCAGCGCGGCGCCAGCGGGCGAGTCCAGCTTCTCCAGCTCCATGAGCGCCCACTGCAGGCCGCCCGTGGTCCACTCCATCTCGGAGCCGAAGCCGATGTTCTCGCGCCACTCGCGCATGCCCTCGAAGAAGAGCAGGTTCACTTCCGGCGGGCAGAACAGCCGGGGGTGTCCCGCGAGCATCACGCGGAACAGCGTGGAGCCCGCGCGCGGGCTGGAGTGCACGAACACCATGGGCGGGTTCTTCTTCGCCGTGTTGGTGCGCTGCACGCCGGACACCTGGGCGCGGTAGGGCTTCAGCGGATACGCGGACAGCGGCTTGTTCTCCGCGAAGCGCTGCGGATCCTGCAGGCGGTCCATCTCCACGAGCAGGTACTTGGACAGCTCCGGAATGGACGGGTGCGCCTGCACCTCGTGCGGGTAGAGCTGGAACTTGAAGTCCTGCCGCAGGTCGTACTCCAGCTCCGCGCCCAGCGCGTGCAGGTCGTAGCCCTTGAGGCTGCCGTCCGCGGGCAGCTTGTCCTGGGGAATGCGCAGCCCTTCGGAGATGTGGTGGCGCAGGTACTCGGTGAGCAGGGCGGGGCGCTCGGTGGGGAACGCGGTGCGCAGGCGCTCCGCGATGGGCTTCTCCGTGGAGGCCGCGCGCTTGCCCAGCTCCTGCTCCACGCGCCCGGCGACGCCCGCCACGGTGGGCGTCTCGAAGAGGCCGCGCAGCGACAGGTCCACCTTCAGCACCGCGTGGATGTGATTGCGCAGCTGCGTGGCCAGCAGCGAGTGGCCGCCCAGCTCGAAGAAGTTGTCGTTGATGCCGATGCCGTCGATGCCCAGCACCTGCTCCCAGATGCCCGCGACGGTCTTCTCCAGCTCCGTGCGCGGCGCGGCGTAGGGCGTGAGGATGGACGGCCGGGCGTGCTTGTTGCCCTTGGCCGCGTCCTTCTTGCCCTCCTTCGCCTTCGTGGCGCGGGGCCCCTGGCGCTGACGCGCGGCCAGGTTGCCCGTGGAGATGGCCAGCTGGCCCTCGCCGTGAGACAGCGCGCGGCGCAGCGCCTCCAGGCCCTCGGCGGGCTGGATGGCGAACTGGGCCAGCGTGGGGGACAGCTCCGCCATGGCCTGCGCGTCCGCGAACTGCCACGCGTCCCAGTCCACGCTCAGCCACGGGTAGGCGAAGCCCTCCGTGCGGTTTTCCGCGAACGCGTCCATGAAGGCGCTGGCGGAGGCCTGCGCCACCTGGCCCAGGCCGCCGAGCACGGACGACAGCGACGACACGAGGAGGCAGAACGCGGGGCCCTCCTTGGGGAGCACCTCCGCCAGCACCCGCACGCCGTGCACCTGCGGGCGGAAGTGCCAGGCGCACTCGTCCGGGCCCGTCTCCGCGATGGTGCCCAGCGTGGCGCCCTGCATGCCGCCCGCCGCGTGGATGACGCCGTCGATGCGGCCGAAGCGCGCCACCGCCGCGTCCACGACGCCGCGCATGGACTCCACGTCGGTGAGGGCCGCGGGCAGCACCAGCATCTCGATGCCCGTGCGCTCCAGGGCCAGCGCGCGCTGGATGCGGCGGGACACCGCGTCCTCGACGCCGTGCTTCTCCACCCACGTCGTCCACTGGCCACGGCTGGGGAAGTCCGCCGTCTCCACCAGCGTCAGCTTCGCCTGGTGCACCGTGGCCAGCTCGGACGCCAGCGCGTGGCCAATGCCCGTGAGGCCGTCGGTGATGAGGTACGCGCCGCCGTCGCGCAGCACCGGCGTGCCGGCCGCCTCCAGGCGCACGGGCTCGAAGGTCTGCACCCAGCGCTGGCGGCCGCGCAGGGCCACCACCGCGTCACGCGCCTCCGCGCGCAGCTCCGCGGCCAGCCGGTCCGCCACCGCGCCCGCGTCGCCGGGCACCACGTCCACGAAGCGGCAGGAGAGGTTCGGATACTCCTGCGGCAGCACGCGCGAGGGGCCCACCAGCAGGGCCTGCTCCGGCAGCTGCGCATCCACCTGCTCCACGCGAGCGGAGCGGC is a genomic window of Corallococcus macrosporus containing:
- a CDS encoding non-ribosomal peptide synthetase; protein product: MTPEEKRARLAQLLKDKSRPASKQAPLSFAQERMWFLDKWSPGSAAFHMPTAVRLTGTVDTDALSRALALLVERHDTLRTTFQEREGGAVQLIASTGEVPLEVMDLQGLPESEREAEAQRRVVTLAQQPFSLEQGPLLRAVLMLLGNGEQVLLVDQHHIVSDGWSMGVLVHELAVLYRACLEGQPSPLKPLPLQYADWAVWQKDWLQGAELERQLTYWKNRLNPNALLELPQDKPRPALMSSKGERQVMHLSPALTHALKALGQREGRTLFVTLLSAFNVLLSRYTGQDDIVVGTPIAGRPRAEVEGLIGLFVNMLALRSDLSGKPTFKELLRRVHESTLDAYAHQDIPFERLVDALKPERHLSHSPIFQVMFVLQNAPMPALEAPGVVMEAKPVDTGTTKYDLSLLLVDLPQGLRVTAEYSTDLFERSTAERLLGHYLTLLEGIVAQPDVRISHLPLLPDAERQRVMNGWNDTAVTHPKGATLTSLIEAQVARTPDAVALELEGSHLTYRELDARANQLAHALRKHGVGPEVRVGLCVERSLEMVVGLLGTLKAGGAYVPLDPGYPQERLGWMLEDARPPVLLVQERLLPRLPASGATVVKLDTGWEEIAREPTTAPVPTAMPDSLAYIIFTSGSTGRPKGAMNAHGPVVNRLLWMQSAYGLTPRDVVLQKTPFSFDVSVWEFFWPLMTGAKLVVAKPGGHQDPGYLKALIASASVTTLHFVPSMLQAFLDEPGVAECTSLQRVVCSGEALPLELKELCLRTLPGAGLHNLYGPTEAAVDVTFHACKANDGRRSVPIGRPVDNTQIRILDSELQPVPQGAAGELYIGGVQVGRGYLARPSLTAERFIPDPYATVPGARMYRTGDVARWLPDGEIEYLGRADFQVKIRGLRIELGEIESSLEKHPTVRQAVVLAREDRPGQKRLVAYVTGKDAKPEAAALRTFLLERLPEYMVPSNVVVLERMPLSPNGKADRKALPAPELGGTDPSRPFVAPGTAIEQQIAQAWKDLLHVERVGMDDPFFELGGNSLLALQLHRRLTAELGVTLALTDLFQYPTVRALAARLSRREDTPSEDAAQAGRSRAEARRTVNRRAVASRGRVETDGDADE